The Armatimonadota bacterium genome includes a window with the following:
- a CDS encoding endonuclease Q family protein: MAILCDLHLHSKYSRATSRDMDVENLSLWARRKGIQVVGTGDFTHPLWLRELRGKLRPVEDGLYEYRGTRFLLTVEVSSIYPQDGKLRKVHVLLLSPSFEVCDRINAVLGRFGNLGADGRPTLTLSCAKLVEYVMEISPRCLVIPAHAWTPWFSVFGSQSGFDSLEECFQDQLRHVRAIETGLSSDPPMNWRISWLDGITLVSFSDAHSPTKLGREATALQADLSYDGIVEAIRTGRVAYTIEFFPEEGKYHYDGHRACEVRLHPRETRALQGRCPKCGRPVTVGVLHRVESLADRPEGEAPSGRPPYRNLIPLEEILAEALGQGVGTVRVREEYLKLVERLGGEFAVLTDVPLEELRRITHPRVVEGIRRMRAGQVHIEPGYDGEFGRIHLFPEAQDASRERGSGESAQMSLF, encoded by the coding sequence ATGGCCATCCTGTGCGATCTCCACCTGCACTCGAAGTACAGCCGGGCCACCAGCCGCGACATGGACGTGGAGAACCTGAGCCTCTGGGCCCGGCGGAAGGGGATCCAGGTGGTGGGTACCGGCGATTTCACGCACCCCCTTTGGCTCCGGGAGCTGCGCGGCAAACTGCGGCCCGTGGAGGATGGGCTGTACGAATACCGGGGGACGCGGTTCCTCCTCACCGTGGAGGTGAGCAGCATCTATCCCCAGGACGGGAAGCTGCGCAAGGTGCACGTCCTCCTCCTGAGTCCGTCCTTCGAGGTCTGCGACCGGATCAACGCGGTGCTGGGCCGGTTCGGGAACCTGGGAGCAGACGGACGCCCCACCCTGACGCTCAGCTGTGCGAAGCTGGTGGAGTACGTGATGGAGATCTCGCCCCGGTGCCTGGTGATCCCCGCCCACGCGTGGACCCCGTGGTTCTCCGTGTTCGGGTCCCAGTCCGGCTTTGATTCCCTGGAGGAGTGCTTCCAGGACCAGCTGCGGCACGTGCGGGCCATCGAGACCGGGCTGTCGAGCGATCCGCCCATGAACTGGCGGATCTCCTGGCTCGACGGGATCACCCTGGTCTCCTTCAGCGACGCCCACTCCCCCACCAAGCTCGGCCGGGAGGCCACGGCCCTGCAGGCGGACCTGAGCTACGACGGGATCGTGGAGGCCATCCGCACGGGCCGGGTGGCCTACACCATCGAGTTCTTCCCGGAGGAGGGGAAGTACCACTACGACGGCCACCGCGCCTGTGAGGTTCGGCTGCACCCTCGCGAGACCCGCGCGCTGCAGGGCCGGTGCCCGAAGTGCGGGCGGCCCGTCACCGTAGGCGTGCTGCACCGGGTGGAGTCCCTGGCGGACCGGCCGGAGGGGGAGGCCCCTTCCGGGCGACCTCCCTACCGCAACCTCATCCCCCTGGAGGAGATCCTGGCGGAGGCCCTGGGCCAGGGGGTGGGGACCGTGCGGGTGCGGGAGGAATACCTGAAGCTCGTGGAGCGGCTCGGGGGGGAGTTCGCGGTGCTCACGGACGTGCCGCTGGAGGAGCTGCGTCGGATCACGCACCCCCGGGTGGTGGAGGGGATCCGGCGCATGCGCGCGGGACAGGTACACATCGAACCGGGGTACGACGGGGAGTTCGGCCGCATCCACCTGTTCCCGGAGGCCCAGGACGCGTCCCGGGAGAGGGGAAGCGGAGAGAGCGCGCAGATGAGCCTCTTCTAG
- a CDS encoding class I SAM-dependent rRNA methyltransferase, whose product MRDPEPVEGAVVLHRGREQRILPGHLWVYEGEVAEVRGNPAPGALVDVLTSRGAFCGRGFYNPHSKIRVRILTFEEEPIGPDFFARRIGQALALRERVVRGTTAYRVVYAEGDLLPGLIVDRYGDLLVMQTLAFGTDARKELLADLLLEQTGARVVYLRNDPGVRSLEGLPRHQGFLRGEAPTRVEIGEGEARFLVDVASGQKTGWFCDQRENRLSCAPLARDADVLEVFSYTGAFGIHAALHGARSVLGMDVSETAIALARENARLNGVPDRCRYEVADAFEALRALEGEGARFDLVILDPPAFARRKEAVRRALAGYKEINLRALKLLRPGGYLVSCSCSSFVDEGMLWQVILEAARDAGQRVRLLEFRGQARDHPMLGAMPETRYLKCFVLQTV is encoded by the coding sequence GTGCGGGATCCCGAACCCGTCGAGGGCGCCGTGGTCCTCCATCGGGGCCGGGAACAGCGGATCCTCCCGGGGCACCTCTGGGTGTACGAGGGGGAGGTGGCGGAGGTGCGGGGGAACCCCGCCCCTGGGGCCCTGGTGGACGTCCTCACCTCCCGGGGTGCCTTCTGCGGGCGGGGGTTCTACAATCCCCACAGCAAGATCCGGGTTCGCATCCTCACGTTCGAGGAAGAACCGATCGGCCCCGACTTCTTCGCCCGCCGCATCGGCCAAGCCCTGGCGCTGCGGGAGCGGGTGGTCCGGGGGACCACCGCCTACCGGGTGGTGTACGCGGAGGGAGACCTTCTCCCCGGGCTCATCGTGGATCGGTACGGGGATCTGCTGGTCATGCAGACCCTGGCGTTCGGGACGGACGCCCGCAAGGAGCTGCTGGCGGACCTCCTCCTGGAGCAGACGGGGGCCCGGGTGGTGTACCTGCGCAACGACCCGGGGGTGCGGTCCCTGGAGGGCCTGCCCCGCCACCAGGGGTTCCTGCGGGGAGAGGCCCCGACCCGGGTGGAGATCGGTGAGGGAGAGGCCCGGTTCCTGGTGGACGTGGCCAGCGGGCAGAAGACGGGGTGGTTCTGCGACCAGCGGGAGAACCGTCTGAGCTGCGCCCCCCTGGCCCGGGACGCGGACGTCCTGGAGGTGTTCTCCTACACCGGGGCCTTCGGGATCCACGCGGCCCTGCACGGGGCCCGGTCGGTGCTGGGGATGGATGTGAGCGAGACGGCCATCGCCCTCGCCCGGGAGAACGCCCGGCTCAACGGCGTACCGGACCGGTGCCGGTACGAGGTGGCGGACGCCTTCGAGGCCCTCCGGGCCCTGGAGGGGGAGGGTGCCCGGTTCGACCTCGTGATCCTGGACCCCCCCGCCTTCGCCCGGCGGAAGGAGGCGGTCCGCCGGGCACTGGCGGGCTACAAGGAGATCAACCTCCGGGCCCTCAAGCTCCTGCGGCCCGGCGGGTATCTGGTGAGCTGCTCCTGCTCTTCCTTCGTGGACGAGGGAATGCTGTGGCAGGTGATCCTGGAGGCCGCCCGGGACGCGGGCCAGCGGGTGCGCCTGCTGGAGTTCCGGGGGCAGGCCCGGGATCACCCCATGCTGGGGGCCATGCCGGAGACCCGCTACCTCAAGTGCTTCGTGCTCCAGACGGTATAA